A genome region from Chitinispirillales bacterium includes the following:
- a CDS encoding type II secretion system F family protein codes for MPIFVYSGTDSNGRQVSGEINAKDRDAVVGALRAKRIRASMVRKKPKNSAGLAMLTGGVKIEDLSRFTRQFAAMTSAGLPLVQCMDILAEQTEAKPLQEALKKVSIDIQSGNTLADSMRKHSKIFNELYCNMVAAGESSGDLDGILNRLAAYMEKSNRLQRKIKGAMAYPIILSIIAVGATAILLTFVVPQFAGMFEEMGGTLPTPTRVVMGISRFLQKYILLIIAMVAATMIGISAYYKTEPGHYTIDKILLKIPMLGDLLRKTAVSRFSETLATLLAAGVGILQALDITAKTSGNKVIENGLLGSLEKITAGHTIAEPLEETGLFPPMVTHMISVGEKTGDISSMLEKVAQFYEEEVDAAVDAVMAMMEPIMIVVMGTVIGSLLISMYLPMFDMVGLVG; via the coding sequence ATGCCGATATTTGTGTATTCGGGAACCGACAGTAACGGAAGACAGGTTTCCGGAGAAATTAATGCTAAAGACAGAGACGCGGTTGTCGGGGCGCTTCGGGCAAAGAGAATTCGTGCAAGCATGGTTCGAAAAAAGCCCAAAAATTCCGCAGGGCTTGCGATGCTTACGGGAGGCGTTAAAATTGAAGATTTGTCAAGGTTTACACGTCAATTCGCCGCTATGACGTCCGCCGGACTCCCGCTTGTGCAATGTATGGATATCTTAGCGGAACAAACCGAAGCCAAGCCGCTTCAGGAAGCGTTGAAAAAGGTCTCTATTGATATTCAAAGCGGTAATACGCTTGCCGATTCTATGAGAAAACATTCCAAAATCTTTAACGAATTGTATTGTAATATGGTCGCCGCAGGAGAAAGTTCTGGAGATTTGGACGGAATATTGAATCGTTTGGCCGCTTATATGGAAAAAAGCAATAGATTGCAGAGAAAAATCAAAGGAGCTATGGCTTATCCTATAATATTGTCGATTATCGCCGTAGGCGCAACTGCAATTCTTTTGACGTTTGTTGTTCCGCAATTTGCGGGGATGTTTGAAGAAATGGGAGGAACGTTGCCCACGCCTACGCGTGTAGTTATGGGTATTTCAAGATTTCTGCAAAAGTATATTTTGCTTATAATCGCTATGGTTGCGGCGACAATGATAGGTATAAGCGCATATTATAAAACAGAACCGGGACATTACACTATAGATAAGATACTGCTGAAAATTCCCATGCTGGGCGATTTGCTCAGAAAAACCGCCGTTTCCAGATTTTCCGAAACGCTTGCGACCTTACTTGCCGCCGGCGTTGGAATTTTACAGGCGCTTGATATTACGGCGAAAACTTCGGGGAACAAAGTTATTGAAAACGGACTTTTGGGGTCTCTTGAAAAAATAACCGCAGGACATACTATAGCAGAGCCGCTTGAAGAAACAGGATTGTTTCCCCCGATGGTAACGCACATGATTTCCGTAGGAGAAAAAACCGGCGATATTTCGTCAATGCTTGAGAAGGTCGCGCAGTTTTACGAAGAAGAAGTCGATGCCGCGGTTGATGCGGTTATGGCAATGATGGAGCCGATAATGATTGTTGTTATGGGAACAGTTATCGGAAGTTTGCTGATTTCAATGTATTTGCCGATGTTTGATATGGTTGGCTTGGTAGGATAA
- the proB gene encoding glutamate 5-kinase produces MTLINREELKNIQLLVVKVGSKILVPQENHEHIARISSLVENICGLINDGINVILVTSGAVANGRVAIGLNQKPKSISLKQACAGVGQIELMNLYRTQFDKYSKPIGQILLSWDDLRNKRRYLNLRNTLFAMLENGIIPIINENDSVSVDEIKIGDNDTLAGQIALLTNADLFVALSDINGLYTDNPKTNPDAKHIPQFCFSTSVNASSEGTDVGTGGMVTKLRAAEMVAKAGITAIVGDGYNYDLLSVINHSSFGTLFCPQRERMNSRDRFIAFTNEVSGTICVDAGAVNAIKAGKSLLPAGILSVIGDFDEGDTVEIKIYEAVFAKGITDYSSKEILKIKGYKSSQIEQILGFYRCDFVVHRNNMVVL; encoded by the coding sequence ATGACTTTAATAAATCGCGAAGAACTTAAAAACATCCAATTGCTCGTTGTAAAAGTAGGAAGCAAAATCCTTGTTCCGCAGGAAAATCACGAACATATCGCTCGAATTTCGTCTTTGGTTGAAAATATTTGCGGACTGATAAATGACGGAATAAATGTTATATTGGTAACCTCAGGAGCGGTTGCCAACGGTCGCGTCGCGATCGGATTGAATCAAAAACCCAAATCCATTTCACTGAAACAAGCATGTGCGGGAGTCGGACAAATCGAACTTATGAATCTTTATCGTACGCAGTTTGATAAATACTCAAAACCTATTGGGCAGATTTTGCTTTCTTGGGACGATTTACGGAACAAACGCCGATATTTGAATTTGAGAAATACGCTTTTTGCAATGCTTGAAAATGGAATAATCCCGATAATAAACGAAAACGACTCCGTAAGCGTCGATGAAATAAAAATAGGCGATAACGATACTTTAGCCGGACAAATCGCACTTCTTACCAACGCCGATTTATTTGTCGCGCTGAGCGACATAAACGGACTCTATACCGACAATCCCAAAACGAATCCTGACGCAAAACATATTCCGCAATTTTGTTTTTCGACTTCGGTAAACGCGAGTTCGGAAGGAACAGATGTCGGAACAGGCGGAATGGTTACCAAACTTCGCGCCGCCGAAATGGTTGCAAAAGCGGGAATTACGGCGATTGTCGGCGACGGATATAATTACGATTTACTTTCCGTAATAAATCATTCGTCGTTTGGAACGCTTTTTTGTCCGCAAAGAGAGCGAATGAATTCCAGAGACAGATTTATTGCGTTTACAAATGAAGTCAGCGGAACAATTTGCGTTGACGCAGGGGCAGTGAACGCAATAAAGGCGGGAAAAAGTTTGCTTCCTGCGGGGATTTTATCGGTAATAGGAGATTTTGACGAGGGAGATACCGTTGAAATTAAAATTTACGAAGCGGTTTTTGCCAAAGGAATTACCGATTATTCAAGCAAAGAAATTTTGAAAATCAAAGGCTATAAATCATCGCAAATAGAGCAAATTTTAGGATTTTACCGCTGTGATTTTGTAGTTCATAGAAATAATATGGTAGTCTTATGA
- a CDS encoding type IV pilus twitching motility protein PilT translates to MLSIQDLLKKTVDMNASDLHLTVALPPMYRVDGELVPLAGERLTRDVTEQLAYSVMNEKQKKMFEQNKEVDFSFQVKDVGRFRANVYLQKGAVAVALRTIPTEIKSFDDLKLPPIIKQLMDKPNGLVLVTGPTGSGKSTTLAAMIDYLNINRKEHILTIEDPIEFVHKHKNCMVNQREVLQDTDSFSSALKVALRQDPDIVLVGELRDLETIQAALSIAETGHLTFGTLHTNSAAKSISRIVDVFPANQKDTIRAQLSMVLVAIISQTLIQKIGGGRILATEIMVASDAIRALIRDDKTHQIPGMMEISQKDGMHTMNSDLSRLYNDRRITLNDAISRSPNQEAFRRLLQEQGRL, encoded by the coding sequence ATGTTAAGCATACAGGATCTTCTTAAGAAAACTGTTGATATGAATGCATCGGATTTACATTTGACGGTGGCGCTTCCGCCGATGTACAGAGTTGACGGGGAATTGGTTCCGCTTGCGGGAGAACGACTTACAAGAGATGTGACCGAGCAGCTTGCTTATAGTGTCATGAACGAAAAACAAAAAAAGATGTTTGAACAAAATAAAGAAGTTGACTTTTCGTTCCAAGTAAAAGACGTGGGGCGTTTCCGCGCAAATGTTTATTTACAAAAAGGCGCTGTCGCCGTTGCATTACGAACAATACCTACCGAAATAAAAAGTTTTGATGATTTGAAACTTCCTCCTATAATCAAACAATTGATGGATAAGCCTAACGGACTTGTTTTGGTTACTGGTCCGACCGGTTCGGGAAAATCTACAACGCTTGCGGCTATGATAGATTATTTGAACATAAATAGAAAAGAACATATTTTGACAATTGAAGATCCGATTGAATTTGTTCATAAGCACAAAAATTGCATGGTAAATCAACGTGAAGTTTTACAGGATACAGATTCGTTTTCTTCGGCGCTTAAAGTCGCTCTTCGTCAAGACCCCGATATTGTGCTTGTAGGTGAATTGCGGGATTTGGAAACGATTCAAGCGGCTTTGTCTATTGCCGAAACCGGACACTTGACATTCGGGACGTTGCATACAAATTCCGCGGCAAAGTCAATAAGCCGTATAGTCGATGTGTTTCCGGCCAATCAAAAAGATACGATACGCGCTCAGCTTTCTATGGTTTTGGTAGCGATTATTTCTCAAACGTTAATTCAAAAAATCGGAGGAGGACGAATTTTGGCAACCGAAATTATGGTGGCAAGCGATGCGATTCGTGCGCTCATCCGTGACGATAAAACACACCAGATACCCGGAATGATGGAAATAAGCCAAAAAGACGGAATGCATACGATGAACAGCGATTTATCTCGACTATATAACGATAGGCGGATAACGTTAAACGATGCGATTTCGAGAAGTCCGAACCAAGAAGCGTTTAGACGATTGCTTCAAGAACAAGGCAGGTTATAA
- a CDS encoding NADH peroxidase, protein MKKWVCSVCGYVHTGDEAPDSCPQCKAAASKFNEQKAGSGFASEHAVGIAKGVDADIVKDLQSHFNGECCEVGMYLAMARVAHREGYPEIGQYWEKAAFEEAEHAAKFAELLGEVITDSTKKNLEMRIEAEHGACAGKTDIARRAKEKNLDAIHDIVHEMARDEARHCAAFKGLLARYFK, encoded by the coding sequence ATGAAAAAATGGGTTTGTTCTGTTTGTGGATATGTTCACACAGGCGACGAGGCTCCTGATTCTTGTCCTCAGTGTAAGGCTGCGGCTTCTAAATTCAATGAACAGAAAGCCGGAAGCGGTTTTGCTTCCGAACACGCGGTAGGAATTGCCAAAGGAGTTGACGCGGATATTGTAAAAGACCTTCAATCCCATTTTAACGGTGAATGCTGCGAAGTAGGCATGTATTTGGCTATGGCGAGAGTCGCTCATCGGGAAGGATATCCCGAAATCGGTCAGTATTGGGAGAAAGCGGCTTTTGAAGAAGCGGAACACGCCGCCAAGTTTGCCGAACTTTTAGGCGAAGTTATCACCGACAGCACCAAAAAGAATTTGGAAATGCGTATAGAGGCGGAACACGGCGCCTGCGCTGGTAAGACCGACATTGCAAGACGCGCTAAAGAAAAAAATTTAGACGCCATTCATGACATAGTCCATGAAATGGCTCGGGACGAAGCCCGTCATTGCGCCGCTTTCAAGGGATTATTGGCAAGATACTTTAAATAG
- the cimA gene encoding citramalate synthase gives MSKNLTIYDTTLRDGNQTAGVGLSLRDKLKIAEKLDDFGVDYIEGGWPNSTNQIDTAFYREIKKLNLKNSKIAAFGSTKRPRTNIDEDGFIGDLVAADTGIVTIYGKSWKLHVTEIIRCTPQENLDMIAESVEYLLQYKDEVIFDAEHFFDGYKDDAEYAVKVLETAKNAGAKYLVLCDTNGGILPEQFSRIFKSVSQKIDGNLGVHFHNDSGCAEANSILSVEFGAVQIQGTINGMGERCGNANLCTIIPAVQMKLGKNLIPAENMKKLKDISISVSEIANMGHNANAPFVGDNAFSHKAGAHADGVRKNSVSFEHISPETVGNSRNFVVSDQAGRGTILEILKGILHKNVEKDEPIVNAVLKKVKEMEAKGYHFEMAQGTLELLIHKEMSDFVAPFETKAFRVIEDKSENGESVSEAIIKIFNKETREEVHTAANGDGPVDALYNALIKAVGELYPSIAKVHLKDFKVRVLEGSEGTAASVRVLIESSDGVNSWGTIGVSTNIIEASWDALLDSVYYKLLKG, from the coding sequence ATGAGTAAGAATTTAACTATTTACGATACTACGTTGCGAGACGGGAATCAGACTGCCGGAGTAGGTTTGTCGCTTCGAGATAAACTTAAAATCGCCGAGAAATTAGACGATTTCGGCGTTGATTACATAGAGGGCGGATGGCCAAATTCGACAAATCAAATTGATACGGCGTTTTATAGAGAAATTAAAAAACTTAATCTTAAAAACTCAAAAATAGCCGCTTTCGGTTCTACAAAACGTCCAAGAACAAATATTGACGAAGACGGATTTATCGGCGATTTGGTCGCGGCGGACACGGGGATTGTCACAATTTACGGAAAATCGTGGAAACTGCACGTAACGGAAATAATTCGCTGCACTCCTCAGGAAAATTTGGATATGATAGCCGAGAGTGTCGAATACCTTTTACAGTACAAGGACGAAGTGATTTTTGACGCGGAACATTTTTTTGACGGTTACAAAGACGATGCGGAATATGCCGTGAAAGTTTTGGAAACGGCAAAAAACGCAGGGGCGAAATATTTGGTTTTATGCGATACTAACGGTGGAATTTTGCCGGAACAATTTTCAAGAATATTCAAGAGCGTAAGCCAAAAAATAGACGGGAATCTTGGCGTTCATTTTCACAACGATTCCGGTTGCGCCGAAGCGAATTCAATTTTGAGCGTAGAATTCGGCGCGGTTCAGATTCAAGGAACTATCAATGGAATGGGGGAGCGTTGCGGGAACGCGAATTTATGCACGATTATTCCTGCAGTCCAAATGAAATTAGGTAAAAATCTTATTCCAGCCGAAAATATGAAAAAGTTGAAAGATATTTCAATAAGCGTTTCCGAAATAGCTAATATGGGGCATAATGCAAATGCGCCTTTTGTGGGCGATAACGCCTTTTCGCACAAAGCGGGAGCGCATGCAGACGGAGTTCGTAAAAATTCGGTTTCGTTTGAGCATATTTCACCAGAAACAGTGGGAAATTCGCGCAATTTCGTGGTAAGCGACCAAGCTGGACGAGGAACTATTTTAGAAATTCTTAAAGGAATTTTGCATAAAAACGTTGAAAAAGACGAGCCGATAGTCAACGCCGTCCTCAAAAAAGTTAAGGAAATGGAAGCGAAAGGTTATCATTTTGAAATGGCGCAGGGAACGCTTGAACTGCTTATTCACAAAGAAATGAGTGATTTTGTAGCGCCGTTTGAAACAAAAGCGTTTCGCGTAATTGAGGACAAAAGCGAAAACGGCGAATCCGTAAGCGAGGCTATAATTAAAATTTTTAATAAAGAAACGCGGGAGGAAGTTCATACGGCGGCAAACGGCGACGGTCCTGTCGATGCGCTTTACAACGCTTTGATTAAAGCGGTAGGGGAGTTGTATCCGTCTATTGCGAAAGTCCATTTGAAAGATTTCAAAGTTCGCGTTTTAGAAGGCAGCGAAGGAACGGCGGCGTCCGTCCGAGTCCTTATAGAATCAAGCGACGGTGTAAATTCGTGGGGGACGATAGGCGTTTCGACCAACATTATAGAAGCGTCGTGGGACGCACTTTTGGACAGCGTTTATTACAAGCTGTTGAAAGGTTGA
- a CDS encoding bifunctional aconitate hydratase 2/2-methylisocitrate dehydratase: MYQNWLDDYKKHTKEREETGIPSLPLNSEQTYKLCETLKIPLRDDEKFLLDLFENRINPGVDEAAKIKAEFCDKIIKGEVKVPFISPEKAIEILGTMIGGYNVKALVNLLEDERYAENTVNELKNITLIDNFDRIANLSETNVFAKKLIDSWANAEWFLNKNDFPKQIKVKVFKVDGEINTDDFSPAGQAFTRSDIPLHASAMGRSRFPDGVKTIAKWRKDGFFVAFAGDVVGTGSSRKSAVNSLLWHIGNDIDFVPNKRRGGVVLGGVVAPIFFNTLQDSGGLAIICDVSKLQNGDEITIDTQCCQITKNGDSVCKFQLKPAAIKDEFRTGGRINLIIGKSLTEKARNFLGLPKIENVFTEIPKIEHEKQQRYTLAQKIVGKACNTTGVLPFENAEPKMTTVGSQDTTGPMTADELTELACLKFQAPLFMQSFCHTNAYPKAGDITTHKRLPKFVEERGGIALRPGDGVIHSWLNRLLIPDTVGTGGDSHTRFPVGISFPAGSGLVAFAAAQGFMPLDMPESVLVKFGGTPNKGITIRDVVNSIPYFAIKKGLLSVPKKNKINVFNGRILEMEGLENISVEQAFELTDASAERSAAACTIALSKDSVKAFLEDNIKIMRDLISDGYQSKEALQNRIDSVKKWLENPVLLRRDENAVFAETLQIDLSEITEPIVACPNDPDDVKLLSEISGVKIDDVFIGSCMTSVEHFRNAAKIWKNAPIMRNTTRTFIAPPTRIYQNQLKNEAAFAVFNQIGATIEPAGCSLCMGNQLRVGDGDIVFSTSTRNFDDRMGKDAKVYLGSAELAAIISKTGKIPSVEEYFKETAEI; encoded by the coding sequence ATGTATCAAAATTGGCTTGACGATTACAAAAAACACACCAAAGAAAGGGAAGAAACAGGTATTCCGTCATTACCGTTGAATTCCGAACAAACCTATAAACTATGTGAAACCTTAAAAATTCCGTTGAGAGACGATGAAAAATTTTTGCTTGATTTGTTTGAAAATCGAATAAATCCCGGAGTGGACGAGGCGGCGAAAATAAAAGCGGAATTCTGCGACAAAATTATCAAAGGCGAGGTAAAAGTTCCATTTATTTCGCCCGAAAAAGCGATTGAAATTTTAGGAACTATGATAGGCGGCTACAACGTTAAAGCGCTTGTAAATTTACTTGAAGACGAAAGATATGCCGAAAATACGGTAAATGAATTAAAAAACATAACGCTTATAGATAATTTTGACAGGATTGCGAATTTGAGCGAAACAAACGTTTTCGCAAAAAAACTTATTGATAGTTGGGCGAATGCGGAATGGTTTTTGAATAAAAACGATTTTCCGAAACAAATAAAAGTAAAAGTATTCAAAGTTGACGGTGAAATCAATACCGACGATTTTTCGCCGGCCGGTCAAGCGTTTACACGTTCCGACATTCCGCTTCACGCATCGGCAATGGGAAGAAGCAGATTTCCAGACGGAGTTAAAACGATTGCGAAATGGCGAAAAGACGGATTTTTTGTCGCTTTTGCAGGCGATGTTGTCGGAACGGGTTCAAGTAGAAAAAGTGCGGTAAATTCACTCTTGTGGCATATAGGAAACGACATTGATTTTGTGCCGAATAAAAGACGGGGCGGTGTCGTTTTAGGCGGCGTTGTCGCTCCGATATTTTTCAATACTTTACAGGATTCCGGAGGGCTCGCTATAATTTGCGACGTTTCAAAATTGCAAAACGGCGATGAAATAACTATTGATACGCAATGTTGTCAAATTACAAAAAACGGCGATTCCGTGTGCAAATTTCAACTAAAACCCGCTGCTATAAAAGATGAATTTCGTACGGGCGGAAGAATTAATTTGATTATCGGGAAATCATTGACAGAAAAAGCGAGAAATTTCTTGGGCTTACCGAAGATTGAAAACGTTTTTACGGAAATTCCGAAAATTGAACACGAAAAACAACAACGATACACTCTTGCGCAAAAGATAGTAGGCAAAGCATGCAATACAACGGGAGTATTGCCGTTTGAAAACGCAGAGCCGAAAATGACAACGGTCGGTTCTCAAGACACCACGGGACCGATGACTGCCGACGAATTGACGGAACTTGCGTGTTTGAAATTTCAAGCGCCTTTATTTATGCAGTCGTTTTGTCATACAAACGCATACCCGAAAGCAGGCGACATAACAACACACAAACGCCTGCCGAAATTCGTAGAAGAACGCGGCGGGATCGCTCTTCGCCCCGGAGACGGAGTTATTCATTCGTGGCTCAATCGACTTTTAATTCCCGATACTGTAGGAACCGGCGGCGATTCACACACTCGTTTTCCCGTAGGAATTTCGTTTCCTGCGGGAAGCGGACTTGTAGCGTTTGCGGCGGCACAGGGATTCATGCCGCTTGATATGCCCGAAAGCGTACTTGTAAAATTCGGCGGAACACCGAACAAAGGCATTACAATTCGTGACGTTGTAAATTCCATCCCGTATTTCGCAATTAAAAAGGGTTTGCTCTCCGTTCCCAAAAAGAACAAAATAAACGTCTTCAACGGACGAATTCTGGAAATGGAAGGACTTGAAAATATATCCGTCGAACAGGCGTTTGAGTTGACGGACGCTTCGGCGGAAAGAAGTGCGGCGGCTTGCACGATTGCTTTAAGCAAAGATTCGGTTAAAGCGTTCTTGGAAGATAATATAAAAATTATGCGGGATTTGATTTCAGACGGCTATCAATCGAAAGAAGCGTTGCAAAACCGAATCGATTCGGTGAAAAAATGGCTCGAAAATCCCGTTCTTTTGAGACGCGACGAAAACGCAGTATTCGCTGAAACTTTACAAATAGATTTAAGTGAAATCACAGAGCCTATTGTCGCCTGCCCTAACGACCCTGACGACGTGAAATTACTTTCGGAAATTTCGGGAGTAAAAATTGACGACGTATTTATCGGAAGTTGTATGACAAGCGTAGAACATTTCAGAAATGCGGCAAAAATTTGGAAAAATGCGCCGATTATGCGCAATACTACCAGAACCTTTATCGCGCCGCCGACAAGAATTTACCAAAATCAATTGAAAAACGAAGCGGCTTTTGCCGTCTTCAACCAAATCGGCGCTACAATAGAGCCTGCCGGATGTTCGCTTTGTATGGGAAACCAACTCCGCGTCGGCGACGGCGATATTGTATTTTCAACTTCGACAAGGAATTTTGACGACAGGATGGGAAAAGATGCAAAAGTTTACTTGGGAAGCGCCGAACTTGCGGCAATAATTTCCAAAACAGGAAAAATCCCGAGCGTTGAGGAGTATTTTAAGGAAACGGCGGAGATATAA
- the tyrS gene encoding tyrosine--tRNA ligase yields MNFIEELSWRGMIHQMTSGAADVLSKGDVYGYCGFDPSASSLQIGNLAAIMMMVHFQRTGNKPFALVGGATGIIGDPSGKSAERNLLSPEEVEYNLMQFKKQLTKFLDFSEGKYKAEIVNNYDWFSSIGFLDFLRNIGKHLTVGYMISKDSVKNRLESGISYTEFSYQFLQAYDFYYLHKTKRVSVQFGGSDQWGNITSGTELIRRIDGAEAYAVTQPLVLRADGQKFGKSADGQKLWLDSKMTSPYQFYQFWLNVEDSMCERYLKVFTFLTADEISGITAEHNNAPHLRAMQKTLAKEVTTLVHSKKEYETAANASEILFGNAGEEALRALSPETFLSIFEGVPQKKIPISDILNKNIVDVAVFADTLFSSKSEVRRNISAISVNKKRIVNEEFTFNENELLHEKYILLQKGKKNYFVLETVR; encoded by the coding sequence ATGAATTTTATTGAGGAATTGTCTTGGCGAGGAATGATACATCAAATGACATCCGGCGCGGCGGATGTTTTGTCTAAAGGGGATGTTTACGGATACTGCGGATTTGACCCGTCGGCAAGTTCGCTTCAGATAGGAAATCTTGCAGCGATAATGATGATGGTTCATTTTCAAAGAACAGGAAACAAACCTTTCGCTTTGGTAGGCGGCGCAACAGGAATTATCGGCGATCCGTCGGGAAAATCCGCCGAAAGAAATTTGCTTTCGCCGGAAGAAGTTGAATATAATTTGATGCAATTCAAAAAACAATTGACAAAATTCCTGGATTTCTCGGAAGGTAAATACAAGGCTGAAATAGTAAATAATTATGACTGGTTTTCTTCAATAGGTTTTTTGGATTTTCTTCGCAATATCGGAAAACATTTAACAGTAGGTTATATGATAAGTAAAGATTCGGTAAAAAATCGTCTTGAATCCGGTATTTCTTACACGGAATTTTCTTATCAGTTTTTGCAAGCGTATGATTTTTATTATTTACACAAAACAAAAAGAGTTTCCGTTCAATTCGGCGGAAGCGACCAGTGGGGAAATATTACAAGCGGAACGGAACTTATAAGACGCATTGACGGCGCGGAAGCGTATGCTGTCACACAGCCGCTTGTCTTAAGAGCGGACGGACAAAAATTCGGGAAATCTGCGGACGGACAAAAATTATGGCTTGATTCGAAAATGACTTCACCTTATCAATTTTATCAATTTTGGCTCAACGTTGAAGATTCAATGTGTGAACGTTATCTTAAAGTGTTTACTTTTTTGACCGCAGATGAAATAAGCGGGATTACCGCAGAACATAATAATGCGCCGCATTTACGAGCGATGCAAAAAACGCTTGCAAAAGAGGTAACGACCTTGGTACATTCAAAAAAAGAATACGAAACAGCGGCGAACGCAAGTGAAATTTTGTTTGGAAACGCGGGCGAAGAAGCGTTGCGAGCGTTATCGCCTGAGACATTTCTTTCGATATTTGAAGGGGTTCCTCAGAAAAAAATCCCCATATCGGATATTTTGAATAAAAATATTGTTGACGTCGCGGTATTTGCCGATACGCTTTTCTCGTCAAAAAGCGAAGTCCGCAGAAACATAAGCGCAATTTCGGTAAACAAAAAAAGAATCGTTAACGAAGAATTTACATTTAACGAAAACGAATTGCTACACGAAAAATATATTTTACTGCAAAAAGGCAAGAAAAATTATTTCGTTTTGGAAACGGTCAGGTAG